CTTGCAAGTAAGAAATGAGCAATAGTCATCGGTAGGTCTGTGAAAAGTCTGTAAACCTGGCAcaagtaacaaaaagaaaatcatggAGCTGTGAAAGCTTTGTGAAAACAAATTCATCCTCCTAGAAAATCTCAGAAGGCGAGAAGCTTTCTCAGAACTTTGTGCAATTCTTCTACCACACTAATGCAAGATTTGTGCAAGGTTACAGGCATTAGAGAAGAAATATTACAAGAATCTTTGATTCTTTGGTTCTTTGGGCATGCCCAGGGCAAAACAGTGGTGGGCAAAACAGTGTGATAGAACAAATGTAGTCTTTcaattcctccccccccccccgcttcagAATGCACCTTTGTCtggaaagattaattttatttctgatatCCACAATCAAGAAACAGCTCTGTCACATAGGGAAGTTTTTCCTATGTTAAGTCAAGATTTTCAACAAAAGCCAGATGATTGTGTTGCTAATGTCTTCATCACAGCTTGCAAGAGCATTTTGACAGTACCTAAATCAACAAAAGCAGGTAGTGACCAGGGAGAAGAGACTCATCTGCTGCTGACTGCAGAAAATGGCAAGTATCAGGCATGTAATGCTGAGCCACAGAGTTTTGTCCAAGAAGTGTTACATGACATGGACAAGAAAGAGGATAAAATTGAAAGAAAGCAACTGGAAAAAGAGAGGTGCATAAAAAAGCATAATCCTTGTTTTCAGGGTGATACTCAGGATGAAAGTGATCCTAGCTCCTCCAGATTTGTTTGTCATTTATATTTTAGTACAGGACACAAAAAGATGAGTGAAACCTTCACTGAACTGAGTGATATAAACCCTGCAGTCATCAGTAAGAGCAAAATCAGAGGTGAAGATGAAGGTGAGAGGTGCTGGACTGAAAAAGACATTGTAGTTGCATGTCGTGAAAGTGCCTGTGGAGGTGGTACAGGAAATGTTAAAGGACTGTGGTGGGGCGCGGAAGTGGTCAGCAAAGATGGTACCCTGCTTGCAGTGAATGAGGTGACAAATGGGCAGAAGTTCTGCAAAATGGATGGTGATTCGAAAAATACAAGATGCTCCCCCAAAATGGGGCTCCCAGAAACTCCGCAGTGGGGCTCAGCAGCGCAAAGTGGGAGCAGTGCAGCTTCAAGCTGTTCTCTGCAAGTATCTCGGAGGCATCCCTCCTGCCTAGTGGAGGGGCCTGGATTAAGTTCATCTGAAGATCAGGAGACTGGTAGCATAGAGGAGATGTTAGGTGCTAACAAATCAGAACAGGGAGATGCTGTCCAAAACAGTGAAATGGCTTCTGCTCCTCTGAAATCTGTTACTGTTCAGATGTCTTCAGGGCTGGAGTTTACTTCAAGAGCGAAGGGCACAGGGCAAAATGCTCCTCTCAGTGAAAGCCTTGCTAGATCCTGTGGACTTCTCTGATGTGTTAGTGCATTGTTCTGAGCGTAGTCCTGTCATATGGTCAGACCCAGGGGCTTCAAACAATGGTGTGAAGCAGACCACTGAAGCTTCCAGCCAAACTGACATTCCCGCCAGGAAACCCAGGTGGCCACCACTGCTTTGTCCACCCCATACTCACCTGACAAAATCAGACTCTCTTGACAGCATGCTTTGTGGCAAATACAGCTCACGCTACTGGGGTGAAGCCTCTGGTGCCGGGGGTGCGCAGGGCAGtcgctgctgccactgctgctgctgcccttggacCTTCCCCGTGGCTGTCTCTCCCCAACGCCCTGTGGGCTGCTGCTCAAACCGTGTCACCACTGAGCTGCAGCCCTTGAAAACGCTGATGCTCCTACAGGACACTGCAATGCGTAATCTTGCTCCGGTGAGTAGGTTTCTTCATATACGTGGACAGCTGACACACCGACGAGCTAAATGTACaagctgccttttcctttcctctcctgccatGCTTGCTTCTTTAGTGAGACATATCTTGGGAATGTAactgagaaaatggaaaagaagcatTCCCTTCTGGGCAAAAATGCCAAACACATCTGTGTACCTTCAGTTTTGTTGGGCTGCTTCTTTTACTGACTTAGGTACATCAGTTCAATTGTAAAATGGTTACTGCGAACTGTGTGATAAAGTTTACAGGTCAAATGAAGTGCTGAGAGATGAGAATGAGTTTCAGTGAGTTCCTGTGAATCAGCTGAGTTACCATAACTGAGTAACATACTGGACCGCAGAAAATGCAAGGTTACATGATTTAGTGTAATCCTCTTAGAAAAAGAGAACTCATTTTGGTTATGTTACTTAGTGTTTATTAAAGACTAACTTTGAACACCCAGATACATACCATAAGCCAAACTGCTCTAAATCAAAGTGAAATGTGAATTCTCAGAGCCTCAAGCCATTTTACTGTGGTAGAATAAGAGGCTTGCATTAAATCTAAAGTCTTGCTAAGATGAATATTTACGATAAAAATACCGATAGGAAAAAGTCAccagattttttatttctttgttcagaATTGCTGAGAGTTCCCAAAAGTTGTGCAAGACTCAGGGTATGTTGGGGAAGAAAGCAAGGAAGGGGAGTCAGGAGTGGCTTTTGCATCCTGAGAAAAACGTGGAAGGAGCGGCATACCTCCTGCTAGTTTGCAGGCATTTCCGTTTTTCCTCTTCTATAGGCTCTTCATAAGGAAATGAAACTTGAACTGTTGTACATATTGGGGAAGAAAATTATTAGATAAAAGTTCCAGAAAGTGAAAGTGGTGAGTTTTATGCTGCTCCATCATTGAATGTATAAATCTGCAATGTCTTTTCTTTGAACAGTATATTGGAAAATATGCCTTTTGTCAGCTATCTTGCTGTTGCCACAAGATGGCAGTGAGTCAGTACCTTATGCTGGACTGGGAAGCCTTTTCTCATTGATTCACTGCTATTCTATCACTCTTCTAGGAGGGGCTAATGGTGATTTGTCTTCTCTAGTCTGTGGACAGGGAATGTGGGAGGAACAGACTTTGCACGGCACTGTTATCCAAGATCTGTTCTTAGGGATATGGCTCCACATCCAAGTCACTGTGCAATAAGTGAGTGAATTTACTGGATATTAGTCACTCTGCAGAGATTACACCCATGCCTACTTTGTACTTTGCATTACAGGTGTGGTAGTTTCTACATCTTTTACTGTGAGAAGCTCGCTCAGGTTATGTCCCATTTGCCAAGAGCATGCATGGGGAATGTAACCACTACGGAGTAACTGTTAGACAGTAAATTTACCCTGTTTACATGCACCTTACCTTAAACAAGGTCTTGCATGAAATCAGTCCTGGAACAGTTAgtcccccctccatccctgctgagCGTGAACTCTGAATTAATCTATGTGAATTTGTGCTCTGTAATATGCTCAAAGAGCTGGTGCCAGGGGAGCTGCCTGTACCTCATTTGTAAGGGCTGGCACAACTTTTTACCAAACCTACACACACTGTGCCTTTTGGATCTTTTGCATGGTGCTTTCCAAATTTCTGTTAGCCTTTAGGAACCACCTAGAAATTCGTCTGTGGCCCATCGCCTTCTTCCTAGTGACCTGAAGGACAAGAGCTCTTTAAGCTCATTTGGGCACACTTTTTTGATGGCTATAAGGCCTCTCTCTGCTCAGATTTGGTAGCGGGTAGAAGAAATCATGATTACTATGTGGGCACTGCTCACTTGCACCCCACACACTCCCATCTAGGAACAAGAAAACTGTCTGAGGATCAAGACTAAAGTTTGGGGTAGGGGACAAATGGGCAATCAGCCAACACTCAATCTGAAGGTGCTCATAACACATCTGGCTGCCTCAGTGGGGTGCGATTGCTGCCCTGACCCACAGCATTAAAAGCACCAGTTATGCTCTGCATGGAGCAGACACTTAGGAGAGTTCACCTCCACTGCAGTCACAGGACTGGCCCTATCACACTACTTAGTCTCTAATTAGCTCTTTCTGGTGCAACCCCATGGCTCTTGGGGctagattttttaatttactgctaTGGGATGGTTTATCCCTGGGTCACGCACATCAGGACTGTGCCTGACGTAGCAGCTGCATTGAAATGGAGATTGAGAATGAGGTTTCTCAAATGCATGGAGAGCATCTTTTGCCTTCTAGATGAAGCTGATCCCCTAGCAGGGAGGGCTTCATCATGTTTCAGGCCTTGCTGGGACTGAGGGACACATTCAAGCACACAAACACAAGGAGATCATCACAGGACATGATTGCAGGAATTCAAAGAGACTGGGCATTTCTACGCTTTGCAAACATGCCTCTTGTTCTCTCTCAGTTACAGAGGTCAGCAGTGGAGTGCAGGTTTCTACATTGTCTTCCCATGGCATACAAGAGACCAAAATTTGCTAAGATGGGAACATGCCAAATACCTTCTTGCACTGGGAGCAATTTCAGCGTATTAGGGGGGCATGCTTTCAGAAGGCAGATGGTATTGTCTCCGAAATCATTTGGATGATGCTGTCTGCATTACTGCTCTGGACAAGGTGTGAAAAGTCGAGAAAAAGTCTTTAATGTGGCTAGAAACTCAGACATTGATAGACTCCAGTTACAGGATTTATTTCAATGTCACTAGAGGGCTGCCATTGTATTAGTCCTGTGCTACAAAGTAGTAACTTGCAAATCTGCCTATACTTTTTCATGTGCCATTCCTGCTCATTCATCTCGCCTGCCTTGAGACATTCCTGGTGTAGAGATGGCTACGTCAGGGTAGACGTAGATGATCAATCATACTAGATACCTTCTCTCAATGAAGAGTAATGGTCATATTTATGGCATAGATCCTCTGACCTGTTATGGATGTCTATGGTTGGATCAGAACAATTGCTCTGTTTCAGTACTTCCAAGTACATCTGTTGCCGTAGATGTCTGCATTTGGTTACATAAATACAGTTCTAGGTTTCTAACTGGTAATAGATGAGAAATTATCAGTGTAACACTTAGCAGAACCCATCATGAAAGATGCTTTTCCTTCTCATAGTTCTTATtcatcttccctctctccctctctcctttctctttttaaaaacagtttctaaCTTCCAGTGGACAGTAATTTAACCTATCATTAATCCATAGCAACTCATACTGCTCAAATATAATGTCTGACAACAGTGCGATAACATCAGAATTTGGCACTTTGCATCAGATCTTTGATCAAAGTCCTTTTCCCCTTCAATGGCAAAAATGAAATTCTCATTGGCTCAAATATTGCCAGGACTTAATCCTACATGCTTTAGGAGAAAAGGTGGTGACTGGGATGTGAGTGATGCACCCAGAGCAAATTCACTTGAAGTGCCATCTGGACTTTCATAGCAGCTGCTCACAGAGTCCTTGTTGGGCAGGTAAGAGGAGGACCCATATTGTTTGGGCTGTCAGCTTCAAATGCACTCGACACGGAAATGCTCAAAGAAAAGTAGTGAAGTGAGGcatcttcttgcttttctgtgtaGTGTACCCTCCATGAAACAGAAGCAATGAAGAGCTCCTGCCAGCACTTCCAGGAGAAGTTGGATGAGATTGAACAGCAACTGACCAAAGAGCAGGCGCTGTTTTCCGGGGCTATGCTAGATGAAGGAAGGTAATGGCAGCCTCACACACTTACCAAAATCCAAAGCTAGCGTCAGCAAGAGCCCGTGGGCACGTGCAACGTGTCTGGTCACTTGTGTTACCAACAGCACTTCTGGTCAGTGAGGTGCAGCTGTGGGCATCCCGGAAGTGGAGGAGAAATGTACTGTGATGTGGGTTTTGCTCAGGGGAAAGTCCAGCTTCTCTCCACACTAGTCAAGGCTCTTAAACATGAGCATTTTGAAGGGAAATATTGTTCCATAGATGTAGGCTAGATTTTTTAGCATGGAAATACTATGGTTTAATAGCAATAGGAATGCAGGAACAGATCTCGGTCAGCTGGATCTCAGTGTCCCACATCAACGCTGGGTTCAGGGAAGGAGGTAGGAGTGATCTCTGACAAATCAGTCGCTTTAGGCCACATACTTAGTGCTCACAGTCAATGCAGGGACAATGCAGGAAAACTTGAACTAGCTTTTCATGTACTCAGTCCAAGCTCACAGTGATTACCATGAAGCCTCAGGTTCAGAAAAAGTTGCTAGGGGCTTCCAGTCTTGAGCTGCCTGAAAGTAGGACATTTATGCAGTCTCTGTGCTGGTGATAAATCAGAAGTGATAAACCTGCCCAGACTCAAGCTGGGTCTGCAACTACAATGTGTTTAATCTTGCAACTGGGATAATCAGAGAAATGGGAGTCAAGCAGACAAGggctgttatttattattttgtaaggTATTCTGTCATCATGGGTAAAAACAAGACTGCAACACAGGG
This region of Harpia harpyja isolate bHarHar1 chromosome 1, bHarHar1 primary haplotype, whole genome shotgun sequence genomic DNA includes:
- the ITPRID1 gene encoding LOW QUALITY PROTEIN: protein ITPRID1 (The sequence of the model RefSeq protein was modified relative to this genomic sequence to represent the inferred CDS: inserted 1 base in 1 codon; deleted 1 base in 1 codon) codes for the protein MVQMTVQSYRRSLQEFSGSPVMSRCKRLSSSHLLTSAPQSITEWLALWEKDPVDILLDLGFGTEEPDVCTKIPPRFLSGASVAKGINIRVFLEAQKQRMDIGTPHLYERFRQLEVLDHVSSALSSLLTDVNTQQTKAQNAGGDETALLDATKSRPVVTRAKRSRIGQLLKRASWQTTLLKQGSLAPGEANLPSRKEQPCSCADIAERATVRAGFSAHVTLGCLTQEQTPRDEGASAYPTSQCPPTPSXKAWASSHLAEEQPHLPPACEVPAKYRPRKEPPLLVAHMLRKVADLNCKLPDSFEMEEIQSFEDETLCGNTPDTTSAEVMVTRTSSCQSDSSGFMEDLPEPVVLQNAPLSGKINFISDIHNQETALSHREVFPMLSQDFQQKPDDCVANVFITACKSILTVPKSTKAGSDQGEETHLLLTAENGKYQACNAEPQSFVQEVLHDMDKKEDKIERKQLEKERCIKKHNPCFQGDTQDESDPSSSRFVCHLYFSTGHKKMSETFTELSDINPAVISKSKIRGEDEGERCWTEKDIVVACRESACGGGTGNVKGLWWGAEVVSKDGTLLAVNEVTNGQKFCKMDGDSKNTRCSPKMGLPETPQWGSAAQSGSSAASSCSLQVSRRHPSCLVEGPGLSSSEDQETGSIEEMLGANKSEQGDAVQNSEMASAPLKSVTVQMSSGLEFTSRAKGTGQNAPLSESLARPVDFSDVLVHCSERSPVIWSDPGASNNGVKQTTEASSQTDIPARKPRWPPLLCPPHTHLTKSDSLDSMLCGKYSSRYWGEASGAGGAQGSRCCHCCCCPWTFPVAVSPQRPVGCCSNRVTTELQPLKTLMLLQDTAMRNLAPCTLHETEAMKSSCQHFQEKLDEIEQQLTKEQALFSGAMLDEGREEGRHLQLLRRAVHQEVAELEFRLNNRACQVRESILMQLDQLLAEQSHLFSKLGLSDWKRERKAQNKQAFPDAADTAHPRSGCSEMVLQRAPSKNTTATGSLSALQPGGPPTQFPTRTTPELNSAESAPQELSTSKKEIKGPPQVKINFKAFIHNVRRCFSLTLKVLSGRDR